The Pseudanabaena galeata CCNP1313 genome includes a region encoding these proteins:
- a CDS encoding transposase has protein sequence MSYNPDIHHRRSIRLKGYDYSQAGAYFVTICINHRQPLLGAIADGIMHPTPAGTMVQTIWEELPFHYPNIELDAFVLMPNHIHGIIILKSAQIEPVMTLGEIMHRFKSFTTTKYRHGVHQEQWQPFMGRLWQRNYYEHIIRNQEICDRLRQYIANNPSSWESDLLYPNSDRHY, from the coding sequence ATGTCCTACAATCCAGACATACATCATCGTCGTTCCATTCGTCTCAAAGGATACGACTATTCACAGGCAGGCGCGTATTTCGTCACCATTTGCATCAACCATCGCCAACCCCTATTGGGCGCGATCGCTGATGGCATCATGCACCCAACCCCTGCGGGAACAATGGTACAAACAATTTGGGAAGAACTGCCATTCCATTATCCAAACATAGAGTTAGATGCCTTCGTGCTAATGCCCAATCATATTCACGGCATTATCATTCTGAAATCAGCACAAATAGAACCTGTAATGACATTAGGAGAAATCATGCATCGGTTCAAATCCTTCACAACCACAAAATATCGTCATGGCGTTCATCAGGAACAATGGCAACCATTTATGGGCAGACTATGGCAACGGAACTATTATGAACATATTATCCGCAATCAAGAAATCTGCGATCGCCTACGCCAATACATAGCTAATAATCCCTCATCATGGGAATCCGATCTTCTGTATCCAAATAGCGATCGCCATTATTGA
- the psbE gene encoding cytochrome b559 subunit alpha → MAGTTGERPFSDIITSVRYWLIHSLTIPALFLAGWLFVSTGLAYDVFGTPRPNEYYGQDRQTAPLVTDRYNPSKDIQMGK, encoded by the coding sequence ATGGCAGGTACTACTGGAGAACGCCCATTTTCCGACATTATTACTAGCGTTCGTTATTGGCTAATCCACAGCCTTACAATTCCCGCTTTATTTTTGGCAGGTTGGCTATTTGTAAGCACAGGCTTAGCTTATGACGTATTTGGCACACCACGCCCCAACGAATACTACGGTCAAGATCGTCAGACCGCTCCTCTGGTAACCGATCGCTACAATCCCTCCAAAGATATCCAAATGGGTAAATAG
- the psbF gene encoding cytochrome b559 subunit beta, with the protein MASNNPNQPIQYPVFTFRWLAVHGLGVPTVFFIGAIAAMQFISR; encoded by the coding sequence ATGGCAAGCAATAATCCTAACCAACCCATTCAATATCCTGTATTTACTTTCCGTTGGCTAGCAGTTCACGGTCTGGGCGTTCCTACCGTGTTCTTCATCGGCGCGATCGCTGCAATGCAATTCATCAGCCGCTAA